A DNA window from Setaria viridis chromosome 2, Setaria_viridis_v4.0, whole genome shotgun sequence contains the following coding sequences:
- the LOC117842643 gene encoding uncharacterized protein, translated as MALQATEQGSRPPASDADTDPARRPLGPGGMGGSKRAAVAGLPDDALVEILSRLPAKFLCRSKCVSKAWCDLIADRLRCRKLPLTLEGFFYGCVYESRNEDRDDLSSDSWDESGSEGNDDDGSEDDKEGGSANNGKGGNEDGDEGGECKGEKSSCHAYGHFINLLGRSVPLVDPSFSVLGKQPGIKNFTLLDSCNGLLLFGQAWCSRFSATTSYIVYNPATEHWVPVPSSSFSSNPLEYGEDCEDDVEESCVLTCLVFDPAISSHFQLIEFCHNPGVALVLAYSSETERWGDRPREWQRWKKGGKWDLHKTMSSMRGSTFFNKMLHLIVSPSSIGPELIAAIDGKGKTRKVIQWVENRGFPVFVGQSKGLLHCLSVSGHPDGDSCHMTELSIWVLEDYDAEEWNLKHTVSFSELFGKKSCQFGSDYNVTTIHPDQNLVFFIQHWDYKLISYDMDRKEVCALRTVGCDYGIITPYVPYFSETPVLSKKH; from the exons ATGGCTCTACAGGCGACGGAGCAAGGGAGCCGCCCACCTGCCAGCGACGCCGACACCGACCCTGCGCGGCGGCCG CTTGGTCCCGGTGGCATGGGCGGCTCCAAGAGGGCCGCGGTGGCCGGCCTCCCCGACGACGCCCTGGTGGAGATCCTCTCGCGCCTCCCCGCCAAGTTCCTCTGCCGATCCAAGTGCGTCTCCAAGGCCTGGTGCGACCTCATCGCCGACCGCCTCCGCTGCAGGAAGCTCCCCCTCACGCTAGAAGGCTTCTTCTATGGCTGCGTATACGAATCCCGCAATGAGGACCGCGACGATCTGTCCAGTGATAGTTGGGACGAAAGCGGCAGTGAGGGCAACGATGATGATGGCAGTGAGGATGACAAGGAAGGTGGCAGTGCGAACAACGGCAAAGGTGGCAATGAGGACGGCGATGAAGGTGGCGAATGCAAGGGTGAGAAGTCGTCCTGCCACGCCTATGGGCATTTCATAAACCTGTTGGGGAGATCTGTGCCTCTCGTCGACCCTTCATTCTCTGTCCTGGGGAAGCAACCTGGGATTAAGAATTTCACCCTCTTAGATTCCTGCAATGGGCTTCTCCTCTTTGGGCAGGCATGGTGTTCCAGATTCAGTGCTACAACAAGCTATATTGTGTATAACCCTGCCACTGAACATTGGGTGCCCGTGCCAAGCTCCAGCTTCTCATCGAATCCACTGGAATACGGTGAAGACTGTGAGGATGATGTTGAGGAATCATGTGTATTGACTTGTTTGGTTTTTGACCCAGCCATCTCCTCACACTTCCAGTTGATTGAGTTCTGCCATAATCCGGGAGTTGCTTTGGTGCTAGCCTACTCGTCTGAAACTGAGAGATGGGGTGACAGGCCAAGGGAATGGCAGCGATGGAAAAAGGGAGGTAAATGGGATTTGCATAAAACCATGTCATCCATGAGAGGTAGCACATTTTTCAACAAAATGCTGCATTTGATCGTCAGCCCCTCTTCTATTGGCCCTGAGCTGATAGCTGCTATTGATGGGAAAGGGAAGACACGGAAGGTCATCCAATGGGTAGAGAATCGTGGTTTTCCTGTCTTTGTGGGTCAATCCAAAGGGCTCTTGCATTGCTTGAGTGTGAGCGGGCATCCAGATGGTGATTCTTGCCATATGACTGAGCTATCCATTTGGGTCCTTGAGGACTATGATGCAGAAGAGTGGAACCTGAAGCACACAGTGAGCTTCTCGGAGCTGTTTGGGAAAAAGAGTTGCCAGTTTGGATCTGACTACAATGTGACCACCATTCATCCAGATCAGAATTTGGTTTTCTTTATTCAGCATTGGGACTATAAATTGATATCATATGATATGGATCGCAAGGAAGTGTGTGCTCTCCGCACTGTTGGATGTGACTATGGGATTATTACTCCTTATGTTCCATATTTCTCTGAGACGCCGGTGCTCTCAAAGAAGCACTGA